One segment of Dolichospermum sp. DET69 DNA contains the following:
- a CDS encoding DUF3252 domain-containing protein yields MILPGATVRVKNPADTYYRSEGLVQRVSDGKVAVLFEGGNWDKIITFRLTELEPVEITVQKKGK; encoded by the coding sequence ATGATCTTGCCTGGAGCAACTGTTCGCGTCAAAAATCCCGCAGATACATATTATCGGTCTGAAGGACTTGTACAAAGAGTTAGTGATGGTAAAGTAGCTGTATTATTTGAAGGTGGCAATTGGGATAAAATAATTACTTTCCGTCTCACAGAATTAGAACCGGTTGAAATTACAGTCCAGAAAAAAGGGAAATAG
- the rodA gene encoding rod shape-determining protein RodA, protein MLSKPSFPKISWLSWFKPWQQMDGLLFVLPVAVSMFGGLMILSTELKQPVTDWWWHWLIAAIGSTIALFLARCRYENLMQWHWFTYGLTNFSLIIVMIAGTSAKGAQRWISIAGFNVQPSEFAKIGLIITLAALLHRRTASTLESVFRVLAITAVPWALVFLQPDLATSLVFGAIFLGMLYWANANPCWLILMVSPVIAAILFSISWPLSTPIFLSKDISLSVLGLIWAVAMGIVGWFSLPWKRFGIAAITSFCLNMLGGELGLFAWNHVLKAYQKNRLSVFINPEHDPLGAGYHLIQSRIAIGAGEVWGWGLFKGPMTQLNFVPEQHTDFIFSAVAEEFGLVGCLILLSVFFLICFRLLHVAQTAKDNFGSLLAIGVLSMIVFQLIVNVGMTVGLAPVAGIPLPWMSYGRSAMLTNFISIGIVESVANYRQRQKYY, encoded by the coding sequence ATGTTATCAAAACCTTCGTTCCCTAAAATTAGTTGGCTATCTTGGTTTAAGCCCTGGCAACAAATGGATGGGCTACTATTTGTTCTACCTGTTGCTGTTAGTATGTTCGGTGGGCTGATGATTCTGAGTACAGAACTGAAGCAACCTGTAACTGACTGGTGGTGGCACTGGTTGATAGCCGCTATTGGCTCAACTATTGCCTTATTTTTAGCTCGTTGCCGCTATGAAAACCTCATGCAGTGGCATTGGTTCACCTACGGACTAACGAATTTTAGTTTAATAATTGTCATGATCGCTGGTACTAGTGCCAAAGGCGCACAGCGTTGGATTAGTATTGCTGGTTTTAATGTCCAACCCTCAGAATTTGCCAAAATAGGATTAATCATCACCTTAGCAGCCTTGCTACATCGGCGTACAGCCTCTACATTAGAGAGTGTTTTTCGTGTCTTGGCAATTACTGCTGTACCTTGGGCATTGGTATTTTTACAGCCAGATTTAGCGACATCTCTTGTTTTTGGGGCAATATTTTTAGGAATGTTGTACTGGGCAAATGCTAACCCTTGCTGGTTAATACTTATGGTTTCCCCGGTAATAGCAGCAATCCTATTTAGTATCTCTTGGCCATTATCAACGCCAATATTTTTATCTAAAGATATATCACTCAGTGTATTAGGTTTAATATGGGCAGTAGCGATGGGGATAGTCGGTTGGTTTAGTCTCCCCTGGAAGCGATTTGGTATTGCAGCTATTACTTCATTCTGTCTGAATATGCTTGGTGGTGAATTAGGCCTTTTTGCCTGGAATCATGTATTAAAGGCATATCAAAAAAACCGTCTTAGTGTATTTATTAACCCTGAACATGATCCTCTTGGTGCTGGTTATCACTTGATTCAATCTCGCATTGCCATTGGTGCCGGTGAAGTTTGGGGCTGGGGTTTGTTTAAAGGTCCTATGACTCAACTGAATTTTGTTCCTGAACAGCATACAGATTTTATTTTTTCGGCTGTTGCTGAAGAATTTGGTCTTGTGGGTTGCTTAATTCTATTATCTGTCTTTTTCTTAATTTGCTTCCGTTTGCTTCATGTAGCACAAACAGCTAAAGATAACTTTGGCTCACTTTTGGCTATTGGTGTTTTATCCATGATTGTGTTTCAACTGATTGTTAATGTTGGTATGACTGTGGGTTTAGCTCCTGTAGCGGGAATTCCCTTGCCGTGGATGAGTTATGGGCGTTCAGCTATGCTAACTAACTTTATTTCTATCGGCATAGTAGAATCTGTAGCTAATTATCGTCAACGGCAAAAGTATTATTAG
- a CDS encoding alpha/beta hydrolase yields the protein MYYPLPITHYPLPITHYPLPITHYPLPITHYPLPITHYPLPITHYRLKLSSSHNVIKTFVP from the coding sequence ATTTATTACCCATTACCCATTACCCATTACCCATTACCCATTACCCATTACCCATTACCCATTACCCATTACCCATTACCCATTACCCATTACCCATTACCCATTACCCATTACCCATTACCCATTACCCATTACCGTTTAAAGCTCTCCTCCTCACACAATGTTATCAAAACCTTCGTTCCCTAA
- a CDS encoding Mrp/NBP35 family ATP-binding protein, translating to MYDVLDSHSVLEVLRPVEDPELRKSLVELNMIRNVKIDGGKVSFTLVLTTPACPLREFIVEDCKKAVQKLPGVTDISVEVTAETPQQKSLPDRTGIAGVKNIIAISSGKGGVGKSTVAVNIAVALAQTGAKVGLLDADIYGPNDPTMLGLSDSEINVRSTAAGDILEPAFNHGVKLVSMGFLIDRDQPVIWRGPMLNGVIRQFLYQVEWGELDYLIVDMPPGTGDAQLTLAQSVPMAGVVIVTTPQTVALLDSRKGLRMFQQLNVPVLGIVENMSYFIPPDQPDKQYDIFGSGGGSKTAAELGVPLLGCVPLEISTRIGGDTGVPIVIGEPNSAAAKALTAIAFTVAGKVSVNALT from the coding sequence ATGTATGATGTCTTAGATTCCCACTCAGTCCTAGAAGTGTTGCGACCAGTAGAAGATCCAGAACTTCGCAAAAGTCTGGTAGAACTGAATATGATTCGCAACGTCAAAATTGACGGTGGCAAGGTTAGTTTCACTTTGGTGTTAACTACTCCTGCTTGTCCCCTACGGGAATTTATTGTCGAAGATTGTAAAAAAGCTGTTCAAAAACTACCAGGTGTTACAGATATCAGCGTAGAAGTAACAGCAGAAACACCTCAACAAAAAAGCCTACCTGACCGGACTGGTATTGCTGGGGTAAAAAATATTATTGCTATTTCCAGTGGTAAAGGTGGTGTTGGTAAAAGTACAGTGGCTGTAAATATTGCAGTTGCTCTAGCACAAACCGGGGCAAAAGTTGGTTTATTAGATGCTGATATTTATGGACCCAATGATCCCACAATGTTGGGTTTGAGCGATTCTGAAATTAATGTCCGTTCTACGGCAGCAGGGGACATCCTCGAACCAGCATTTAATCATGGTGTAAAGCTGGTTTCAATGGGTTTTTTAATTGACCGAGATCAGCCAGTAATTTGGCGTGGTCCTATGCTCAATGGTGTGATTCGTCAGTTTCTCTATCAAGTCGAATGGGGAGAACTGGACTATTTAATTGTGGATATGCCCCCAGGAACTGGAGATGCTCAGTTAACTTTAGCCCAATCTGTGCCAATGGCAGGAGTAGTAATTGTCACCACACCACAAACTGTAGCTTTGTTGGATTCCCGAAAAGGGTTGCGGATGTTCCAGCAGCTAAATGTCCCAGTTTTGGGAATTGTGGAAAATATGAGCTATTTTATCCCCCCAGATCAACCCGATAAGCAATATGACATTTTTGGTTCTGGTGGTGGTTCCAAAACAGCCGCAGAATTAGGAGTCCCTCTGTTAGGATGTGTACCATTAGAAATTTCCACCCGAATTGGCGGTGATACTGGTGTACCGATAGTTATTGGTGAACCCAACTCAGCCGCAGCCAAAGCACTAACAGCGATCGCTTTCACTGTAGCAGGTAAAGTATCAGTTAATGCTTTGACATAA
- a CDS encoding SRPBCC family protein yields MPSWLSKLIHHKRRRFCASLVRTYREISSASVDELWQKVVDLTDVSWHPLLKSTNVPLGLVPKPGLIFQAFTRFWPIPIQIFVERVNPKQMLSIRILTIPGIEERVIYQVESSVCGSYLSYSVTLRGWLSPLIWCLSRPYVDQVARALIESVENPALSQKKSLNGSCFDF; encoded by the coding sequence ATGCCCAGTTGGTTATCCAAACTCATTCACCATAAACGGCGGCGATTTTGTGCATCTTTGGTGCGAACATATCGGGAGATTAGTTCTGCATCTGTAGACGAACTATGGCAGAAAGTGGTGGACTTAACAGATGTTTCCTGGCATCCCCTCCTCAAGAGTACCAACGTTCCATTAGGATTAGTCCCCAAACCGGGCTTGATTTTTCAAGCATTCACAAGGTTTTGGCCTATTCCCATCCAGATTTTTGTGGAACGAGTCAATCCCAAACAGATGCTAAGTATCCGCATTCTAACCATTCCAGGAATTGAGGAAAGAGTCATATATCAAGTAGAATCAAGCGTCTGTGGATCTTACTTGTCTTATTCTGTAACTTTACGTGGTTGGTTATCACCGCTAATTTGGTGTTTATCTCGTCCCTATGTAGATCAGGTAGCTCGTGCGCTGATAGAATCCGTAGAAAACCCAGCATTGTCCCAAAAAAAATCTCTAAATGGTAGTTGCTTTGATTTTTAG
- the hemF gene encoding oxygen-dependent coproporphyrinogen oxidase: MLTNAQTPTITKESSDLLPGVNAQARVSQFMQNVQDEITQGLEKLDGLGKFQEDSWQRPEGGGGRSRVLRDGAIFEQAGVNFSEVWGSHLPPSILAQRPEAAGHGFYATGTSLVLHPRNPYVPTVHLNYRYFEAGPVWWFGGGADLTPYYPFAEDAKHFHNTFKQACDQHHPEYYPVFKRWCDEYFYLKHRDENRGIGGLFLDYQDGQGSIYRGPDPHGEAAIYSDQVGTLPSRSWEDIFALVQDCAGAFLPAYAPIAERRQGMEYGDRQRNFQLYRRGRYVEFNLVYDRGTIFGLQTNGRTESILMSLPPLVRWEYGYQPEPNSPEAELYETFLKPQDWINWKNG; the protein is encoded by the coding sequence ATGTTAACCAACGCGCAAACCCCCACTATCACAAAAGAATCATCTGATCTTCTCCCTGGTGTCAATGCTCAGGCTAGAGTTAGTCAGTTTATGCAGAATGTGCAGGATGAGATTACCCAAGGGTTAGAGAAATTAGATGGTCTTGGCAAGTTTCAAGAAGATAGTTGGCAGCGTCCAGAAGGGGGTGGTGGGCGATCGCGTGTACTCCGTGATGGGGCAATTTTTGAACAAGCAGGTGTGAATTTTTCTGAAGTTTGGGGTTCTCATTTACCTCCTTCGATTTTAGCCCAACGTCCTGAAGCCGCAGGACATGGTTTTTATGCAACGGGTACTTCTTTGGTGTTGCATCCACGGAATCCTTATGTGCCTACAGTTCATTTAAATTACCGCTATTTTGAAGCTGGCCCTGTTTGGTGGTTTGGTGGTGGTGCGGATTTAACACCTTATTACCCCTTTGCTGAGGACGCGAAACATTTTCATAACACTTTCAAACAAGCTTGTGATCAACACCATCCTGAATACTATCCAGTGTTTAAGCGTTGGTGCGATGAATATTTTTATTTGAAACATCGGGATGAAAACCGGGGAATTGGTGGTTTATTTTTAGATTACCAAGATGGTCAAGGTTCTATCTATCGCGGCCCAGATCCCCATGGAGAAGCGGCTATTTATAGTGATCAGGTAGGCACGTTACCGTCGCGGAGTTGGGAAGATATATTTGCTTTAGTTCAAGATTGTGCTGGAGCATTTTTACCTGCTTATGCTCCAATTGCAGAACGCCGACAGGGGATGGAATATGGCGATCGCCAACGGAATTTTCAATTATACCGTCGCGGTAGATATGTGGAATTTAACCTAGTTTATGACCGGGGAACAATTTTTGGACTCCAAACCAACGGACGCACAGAATCAATTCTCATGTCTCTACCACCGTTAGTGCGTTGGGAATATGGCTACCAACCAGAACCTAATTCTCCTGAAGCCGAGTTATACGAGACTTTCCTCAAGCCTCAAGATTGGATAAACTGGAAAAATGGGTAA
- a CDS encoding STAS domain-containing protein translates to MINIDQKIFTTEDGHTIMVLAPAGRLDITTAWQFRLKLQECISKHSPHVVVNLSQVNFIDSSGLTSLLAGMREADKVNGSFRICNVHPEARLVFEVTMMDTVFEIFDTEEQVLQTPVRSLASS, encoded by the coding sequence GTGATTAATATAGATCAAAAAATCTTTACAACTGAAGACGGTCATACCATTATGGTATTGGCACCTGCTGGTCGCTTAGATATTACTACTGCTTGGCAATTCCGTCTCAAACTACAGGAATGTATTTCTAAACACAGTCCTCATGTTGTTGTTAATCTAAGCCAAGTAAATTTTATTGATAGTTCTGGTCTGACTTCTTTGTTAGCTGGAATGCGTGAAGCTGATAAAGTTAATGGCAGTTTTCGGATTTGTAATGTTCATCCAGAAGCCAGACTGGTGTTTGAAGTAACAATGATGGATACCGTATTTGAAATCTTTGATACTGAAGAACAAGTTTTACAGACTCCGGTACGAAGTCTGGCTAGTTCTTGA
- a CDS encoding photosystem II biogenesis protein Psp29, whose amino-acid sequence MNNVRTVSDTKRTFYTLHTRPINTIYRRVVEELMVEMHLLSVNVDFSYNAIYALGVVTSFDRFMDGYQPEQDQESIFRAICQAVEQDPQRYRQDALRLQALAASLPAKDLIAGLSQATSLNQDVDLQKQLEVVAGNTNFKYSRLFGIGLFALLVQSDPELVKDDQRKAEALKAIANGLHLSEDKLIKDLELYSSNLEKMAQALIVMADIVSADRKKRDALKQA is encoded by the coding sequence GTGAATAACGTCCGTACAGTATCTGATACAAAAAGAACCTTTTACACCCTCCATACCAGGCCAATTAACACTATTTACCGCCGGGTAGTGGAAGAATTGATGGTAGAAATGCACCTGCTATCAGTCAATGTTGATTTTAGCTACAATGCGATTTATGCCTTGGGCGTTGTCACAAGCTTTGACCGCTTCATGGACGGCTACCAACCAGAACAGGATCAAGAGTCAATTTTCCGAGCTATTTGTCAGGCTGTGGAACAAGACCCCCAGCGCTACCGACAGGATGCCTTAAGATTGCAAGCTTTAGCTGCTAGTTTACCAGCTAAGGACTTAATTGCTGGTTTGAGTCAAGCAACTTCTCTAAATCAGGATGTAGATTTGCAAAAGCAACTAGAGGTGGTTGCTGGAAATACCAACTTTAAATACAGTCGGTTATTTGGTATTGGTTTATTTGCATTATTAGTACAGTCAGATCCCGAACTTGTCAAAGATGATCAACGAAAGGCTGAAGCACTAAAAGCGATCGCTAACGGGTTACATCTCTCTGAAGATAAACTCATCAAAGATTTAGAACTGTACAGTTCTAACCTAGAAAAAATGGCGCAAGCACTCATAGTCATGGCCGATATAGTGTCAGCAGATCGCAAAAAGCGGGATGCTTTAAAGCAAGCTTAA
- a CDS encoding Uma2 family endonuclease yields MTSQTLIQPAEIVHLSGISWHTYESLLNELSSTNHFRLTYYRGNLEIMAPSPERERYKKIVGRFVETLAEELELDIDPLGSTTFKRPEISGGEPDECFYIKNVKFIQGKTRINLQQDPPPDLVVEIYITSSSKDRFAVYAEMRVPEIWRYDGKVFTINILEDGKYIVVEESLAFPNLPLTEISNFLENAGSKKYLDLVREFRDWVRSQIHL; encoded by the coding sequence ATGACTAGCCAAACACTGATTCAGCCGGCAGAAATCGTCCATTTATCAGGTATCAGTTGGCACACTTATGAAAGTTTGCTAAATGAACTTAGTTCCACTAACCATTTTCGCTTAACTTATTATCGGGGTAATTTGGAAATTATGGCTCCTTCACCTGAACGCGAACGTTATAAGAAAATTGTTGGTCGTTTTGTAGAAACTTTAGCGGAAGAATTGGAATTGGATATTGATCCTCTAGGTTCTACAACTTTCAAACGTCCAGAAATATCTGGTGGAGAACCTGATGAATGTTTCTATATCAAAAATGTTAAGTTCATTCAAGGTAAAACCAGAATTAATTTACAACAAGATCCACCACCTGATTTAGTTGTAGAGATTTATATTACTAGCAGTTCAAAAGATCGTTTTGCAGTTTATGCAGAAATGAGAGTACCAGAAATTTGGCGATATGATGGAAAGGTGTTTACTATCAATATTTTAGAAGATGGTAAATATATAGTTGTTGAAGAAAGTTTAGCTTTTCCTAATTTACCTTTAACAGAAATTTCTAATTTCTTAGAAAATGCTGGTAGTAAAAAATATTTAGATTTAGTTAGGGAATTTAGAGATTGGGTAAGGAGTCAAATTCATTTATGA
- a CDS encoding VacB/RNase II family 3'-5' exoribonuclease, whose translation MDKGTLVEFRVQSDRRLGVVDRPDGKTRWFVVDERGQSHSLAPRQCTYTVNGQTYKPSEIAEFLSQVQPYLDPSSLEVAWELLIEDGETVTPSQMANILFSESTPPQCYAAHCLLSEDKLYFKQKGDAYEPRSAAQIAERKHQIEVESQKAKGQQEFLARVEQALRGEAVEWQRWDRQRLDAIEKYATLLADVVMLKVNYDSLARACPPPVAVLETMNMLGRSATPQAAFQLLIDLGLWSLHENLFLRRSSISVQFPHQVLEVAQERLDFPPTDLDTNRLDLTHLKVYTIDDESTTEIDDGLSWEILPDGKERLWVHIADPTRLLIPDDELDLEARKRGSTVYLPTGMIPMFPEVLATGPMSLVQGQVCCALSFGVILDEFGAVEDYCIHTGLIKPTYRLTYEDVNEMLELGVQAEPEIEAIANWAKIRKTWRYGQGAISINMPEAMIKVKDDDINIDVLDDSSSRQLVAEMMILAGEVAARYGQTHNIPLPFRGQPQPELPPDEELLQLPAGFVRSCAMRRCMPKSEMSITPVRHAGLGLDTYTQATSPIRRYSDLLTHFQLKAHLRGEGLPFSAEQLKEVMMTVLSTTQEATMVERQTNRYYALEYLRRHPEQVWQVTVLMWLREDSNLALILLEDLGLQLPMSFRRSVNLGENLLVKVSLADPQKDMIHFQEIMYQEAQSVIN comes from the coding sequence GTGGATAAGGGGACGTTAGTTGAATTTAGGGTTCAAAGCGATCGCCGTCTAGGAGTGGTAGATCGTCCAGACGGTAAGACTCGTTGGTTTGTAGTAGATGAAAGGGGTCAATCCCACAGCCTTGCACCGCGCCAATGTACCTACACAGTTAACGGACAGACCTATAAACCTAGCGAAATTGCTGAGTTTTTAAGTCAAGTCCAGCCTTATCTAGACCCATCGAGTCTGGAAGTAGCTTGGGAACTACTCATTGAAGATGGGGAAACTGTCACTCCCAGCCAAATGGCAAATATATTATTTTCGGAATCTACACCTCCCCAGTGTTATGCAGCCCATTGTTTGTTATCGGAAGATAAACTCTATTTCAAACAAAAAGGAGACGCTTACGAACCCCGCAGCGCGGCACAAATAGCTGAACGCAAACACCAGATTGAAGTAGAATCTCAAAAAGCAAAGGGACAGCAGGAATTTTTAGCCCGTGTAGAACAGGCACTACGGGGCGAAGCAGTAGAATGGCAACGATGGGATCGCCAGCGTTTAGATGCAATAGAGAAGTATGCAACTCTACTTGCAGATGTTGTAATGCTCAAGGTAAATTACGACTCTTTAGCTCGTGCTTGTCCGCCCCCAGTTGCAGTGTTAGAAACTATGAATATGCTGGGACGTTCTGCTACGCCCCAGGCGGCCTTTCAACTCTTGATAGATTTGGGTTTGTGGAGTCTCCATGAAAACCTGTTCCTGCGCCGTTCATCAATTTCCGTTCAATTTCCTCATCAGGTATTAGAAGTGGCGCAAGAACGTTTGGATTTCCCTCCTACAGATTTAGATACAAACCGTCTTGATCTCACACATCTCAAGGTATATACCATTGATGATGAAAGCACGACAGAAATAGACGATGGTTTGAGTTGGGAAATATTACCAGATGGTAAAGAACGGTTATGGGTACATATCGCTGATCCTACTAGATTATTAATCCCAGATGATGAGTTAGATTTAGAAGCCAGAAAACGGGGTAGTACGGTATATTTACCCACAGGGATGATTCCCATGTTTCCAGAGGTATTGGCTACAGGGCCAATGAGTTTGGTACAGGGGCAAGTGTGTTGCGCCCTCAGTTTTGGGGTGATTTTAGATGAATTTGGGGCTGTGGAAGATTATTGTATCCACACTGGTTTAATTAAGCCTACCTATCGTCTCACCTATGAAGATGTGAATGAGATGTTGGAGTTGGGAGTACAAGCAGAACCAGAAATTGAAGCGATCGCTAATTGGGCAAAAATCCGCAAAACTTGGCGTTATGGTCAAGGCGCTATCAGTATCAATATGCCCGAAGCGATGATCAAAGTCAAAGACGATGATATCAATATTGATGTTTTAGATGATTCCTCTTCTCGGCAATTAGTCGCAGAAATGATGATTCTCGCTGGGGAAGTCGCAGCGCGTTATGGTCAAACCCATAATATCCCTCTCCCCTTTCGCGGACAACCCCAACCAGAATTACCCCCAGACGAAGAATTACTGCAACTTCCCGCCGGTTTTGTGCGTTCCTGCGCTATGCGCCGCTGTATGCCTAAGAGTGAAATGAGCATTACACCTGTGCGTCACGCTGGCTTGGGTTTGGATACCTATACACAAGCTACCTCCCCCATTCGCCGTTATAGTGACTTACTCACCCACTTCCAACTAAAAGCGCATTTACGTGGTGAAGGCTTACCCTTCTCTGCTGAACAACTTAAAGAAGTGATGATGACAGTTCTGAGTACCACTCAAGAAGCGACAATGGTGGAACGACAAACTAATAGATATTACGCTTTAGAATATTTACGTCGTCATCCTGAACAAGTTTGGCAGGTAACAGTATTAATGTGGTTACGAGAAGATAGCAATTTAGCACTAATTTTATTAGAGGATTTGGGTTTACAGTTGCCTATGTCCTTCCGGCGTTCTGTCAATTTGGGAGAAAATTTATTAGTGAAGGTTAGTTTGGCTGATCCTCAAAAAGATATGATTCACTTCCAGGAAATTATGTATCAGGAAGCCCAATCAGTAATAAATTAG
- the rpsR gene encoding 30S ribosomal protein S18 has protein sequence MSYYRRRLSPIKPGDPIDYKDVDLLRKFLTERGKILPRRITGLTCQQQRALTLAIKRSRIVALLPFINAEG, from the coding sequence ATGAGTTACTATCGTCGTCGCCTTTCTCCCATTAAGCCCGGAGACCCCATTGATTACAAAGATGTAGACTTGTTGCGGAAGTTTCTTACCGAACGTGGTAAAATCCTGCCTCGGAGAATCACTGGTTTAACCTGTCAGCAACAACGCGCTCTAACTCTAGCGATTAAACGCTCTCGCATTGTGGCTTTGTTGCCTTTTATTAACGCCGAAGGTTAA
- the rpmG gene encoding 50S ribosomal protein L33, with amino-acid sequence MAKSKGARIIVTLECTECRTNPDKRSRGVSRYTSTKNRRNTTNRLELKKFCTHCNKHTVHKEIK; translated from the coding sequence ATGGCTAAGAGTAAAGGTGCGCGCATAATAGTGACACTAGAATGCACCGAGTGTCGAACAAATCCAGATAAACGTTCCCGTGGTGTATCCCGTTATACCAGCACTAAAAACCGTCGGAACACAACCAACCGCTTAGAACTGAAAAAGTTCTGTACCCACTGCAACAAACACACTGTTCACAAGGAAATTAAGTAA
- a CDS encoding RDD family protein, translating to MTLVKVNRRHYQRGDITRRGMALAVDFFGAWFLSSIVRSNQIGIQFGQIFIFIFAWIIFRVIIVYNNQGQSLGRWAFDLKVLEIANGEIVNRIPQFQTLLLREGVICFSSLLLSIFLGNIILNPAAVVLLLPLIIDGGAALSDTQMRQAFHDRFFRTIIVSSQRGYSLDIKIKRLVEKIQRNVR from the coding sequence ATGACTCTTGTTAAAGTAAATCGAAGACACTACCAAAGAGGGGATATTACCCGTCGAGGCATGGCCTTAGCAGTTGACTTCTTTGGTGCATGGTTTCTCAGTTCTATCGTCAGAAGTAACCAAATCGGTATTCAATTTGGACAAATCTTTATTTTTATTTTTGCTTGGATCATTTTCCGCGTCATCATAGTTTACAACAATCAAGGACAAAGTTTAGGACGTTGGGCATTTGATTTAAAGGTGCTAGAAATCGCAAATGGGGAAATAGTCAATAGAATCCCCCAATTTCAGACATTATTGCTCAGAGAAGGGGTTATTTGCTTTTCTAGCTTGTTATTATCCATTTTCTTGGGGAATATTATTCTCAATCCTGCTGCTGTCGTGCTATTGCTGCCTCTAATCATAGACGGAGGTGCAGCTTTATCGGATACTCAAATGCGTCAGGCTTTCCACGACCGCTTTTTTAGAACTATCATAGTTTCTTCCCAACGTGGTTATTCATTAGATATAAAAATTAAAAGACTAGTTGAAAAAATTCAGCGAAATGTGAGATAA
- a CDS encoding BrnT family toxin: MDVYFILNGITFVWNEEKSRNNPSKHNGITFQQAAEAFFDPFIKIVDASRNDEARDAIIGLDTRWNLLFVVHIEFEDDVIRIISARKATRKEREYYED; encoded by the coding sequence ATGGATGTCTACTTTATTTTAAATGGTATTACCTTCGTCTGGAACGAGGAAAAAAGTCGAAATAACCCCAGTAAACACAATGGAATAACCTTTCAACAAGCAGCAGAGGCATTTTTTGATCCATTCATCAAAATAGTAGATGCTAGTCGCAATGATGAAGCCAGAGATGCCATTATTGGTTTAGATACCCGTTGGAATCTTTTATTTGTAGTCCATATCGAATTTGAAGATGATGTAATTAGAATTATTTCAGCGCGTAAAGCCACACGCAAGGAGCGAGAATATTATGAAGATTGA